In Salvelinus alpinus chromosome 30, SLU_Salpinus.1, whole genome shotgun sequence, a single genomic region encodes these proteins:
- the LOC139560082 gene encoding leukotriene B4 receptor 1-like isoform X1, with translation MANDSDFLRSSDSSISSLDVFNDTEIKDDIIVLFSNSTVEDPSVVSNNATTAIGALILGLVFLLGVPGNLFIIWSILARARRRSVTTLLILNLACADGSLMCLTIFFIIYLARQNWDFGTYMCKGVFYLCNLNMYASIFLITLMSLHRLVAVVWPQRVAALASKKMVVRAIVVLWVLVFFMAIPALVFREQRDDHNELNKTQRVCASDHRVPQHLVFQYTFETVVGFLVPYGIIVSSYVCILRRLRQTKFRRKVRSENLILAIVVMFAIFWLPYHIINIIQVVAEHFDDTSPIKKRLYRIWRPSRAVTSALAFISSCANPILYTFAGKSYIRGDGMAFMARLFEGTSLDTGIRKGQPTTRDREGKRLKETLSFSSTGGNVVMKGK, from the exons ATGGCCAATGACAGTGACTTCCTTCGTTCTTCCGACTCATCCATCTCCTCCCTTGATGTCTTCAATGACACAGAGATCAAAGATGACATCATTGTCCTGTTCTCGAACAGCACTGTTGAGGATCCCAGCGTTGTGAGTAACAACGCCACCACAGCCATTGGGGCCCTCATCCTGGGCCTGGTCTTCCTCCTCGGCGTTCCAGGGAACCTCTTCATCATCTGGAGTATCCTGGCCCGTGCCCGCCGACGCTCCGTCACCACCCTCCTCATCCTCAACCTGGCGTGCGCCGACGGCTCCCTCATGTGCCTCACCATCTTCTTCATCATCTATTTGGCTAGGCAGAACTGGGACTTTGGCACCTACATGTGCAAGGGGGTGTTTTACCTGTGCAACTTGAACATGTATGCCTCCATCTTCCTCATCACGCTGATGAGCCTGCACAGGCTGGTGGCAGTGGTTTGGCCCCAGCGAGTAGCGGCCCTGGCCAGCAAGAAGATGGTAGTGCGGGCAATAGTTGTGCTCTGGGTCCTGGTGTTCTTCATGGCTATCCCAGCTCTGGTGTTCAGGGAGCAGAGGGATGATCATAACGAACTGAACAAAACCCAACGGGTGTGTGCCTCAGATCACAGAGTGCCTCAGCAT TTGGTGTTCCAGTACACCTTTGAGACAGTAGTGGGATTCCTGGTTCCGTACGGGATTATAGTGAGCAGCTATGTCTGCATCCTGAGACGCCTCAGACAGACCAAATTCCGTCGCAAGGTCCGCAGTGAGAATCTCATCCTGGCCATCGTTGTGATGTTTGCCATCTTCTGGTTGCCCTATCACATCATCAACATAATACAG GTGGTGGCTGAGCATTTTGATGACACTTCACCAATAAAAAAGAG ACTATATAGGATATGGCGGCCCAGTCGTGCTGTGACCTCCGCTCTGGCCTTCATCAGCAGCTGTGCCAACCCTATTCTCTACACATTCGCTGGGAAGTCCTACATCAGAGGGGACGGCATGGCCTTTATGGCTCGCCTCTTTGAAGGGACATCTCTGGACACTGGGATAAGGAAGGGCCAGCCGACAACCAGggacagggagggaaagagactCAAAGAGACGTTGTCTTTCAGCAGCACTGGGGGCAATGTTGTGATGAAAGGAAAATAG
- the LOC139560082 gene encoding leukotriene B4 receptor 1-like isoform X2, with the protein MANDSDFLRSSDSSISSLDVFNDTEIKDDIIVLFSNSTVEDPSVVSNNATTAIGALILGLVFLLGVPGNLFIIWSILARARRRSVTTLLILNLACADGSLMCLTIFFIIYLARQNWDFGTYMCKGVFYLCNLNMYASIFLITLMSLHRLVAVVWPQRVAALASKKMVVRAIVVLWVLVFFMAIPALVFREQRDDHNELNKTQRVCASDHRVPQHVVAEHFDDTSPIKKRLYRIWRPSRAVTSALAFISSCANPILYTFAGKSYIRGDGMAFMARLFEGTSLDTGIRKGQPTTRDREGKRLKETLSFSSTGGNVVMKGK; encoded by the exons ATGGCCAATGACAGTGACTTCCTTCGTTCTTCCGACTCATCCATCTCCTCCCTTGATGTCTTCAATGACACAGAGATCAAAGATGACATCATTGTCCTGTTCTCGAACAGCACTGTTGAGGATCCCAGCGTTGTGAGTAACAACGCCACCACAGCCATTGGGGCCCTCATCCTGGGCCTGGTCTTCCTCCTCGGCGTTCCAGGGAACCTCTTCATCATCTGGAGTATCCTGGCCCGTGCCCGCCGACGCTCCGTCACCACCCTCCTCATCCTCAACCTGGCGTGCGCCGACGGCTCCCTCATGTGCCTCACCATCTTCTTCATCATCTATTTGGCTAGGCAGAACTGGGACTTTGGCACCTACATGTGCAAGGGGGTGTTTTACCTGTGCAACTTGAACATGTATGCCTCCATCTTCCTCATCACGCTGATGAGCCTGCACAGGCTGGTGGCAGTGGTTTGGCCCCAGCGAGTAGCGGCCCTGGCCAGCAAGAAGATGGTAGTGCGGGCAATAGTTGTGCTCTGGGTCCTGGTGTTCTTCATGGCTATCCCAGCTCTGGTGTTCAGGGAGCAGAGGGATGATCATAACGAACTGAACAAAACCCAACGGGTGTGTGCCTCAGATCACAGAGTGCCTCAGCAT GTGGTGGCTGAGCATTTTGATGACACTTCACCAATAAAAAAGAG ACTATATAGGATATGGCGGCCCAGTCGTGCTGTGACCTCCGCTCTGGCCTTCATCAGCAGCTGTGCCAACCCTATTCTCTACACATTCGCTGGGAAGTCCTACATCAGAGGGGACGGCATGGCCTTTATGGCTCGCCTCTTTGAAGGGACATCTCTGGACACTGGGATAAGGAAGGGCCAGCCGACAACCAGggacagggagggaaagagactCAAAGAGACGTTGTCTTTCAGCAGCACTGGGGGCAATGTTGTGATGAAAGGAAAATAG